A stretch of Pogona vitticeps strain Pit_001003342236 chromosome 5, PviZW2.1, whole genome shotgun sequence DNA encodes these proteins:
- the PCDH10 gene encoding protocadherin-10 isoform X1 gives MVVLFPLALIWMVEGVLSQLHYTVQEEQEHGTFVGNIAEDLGLDITKLSARRFQTVPNSRSPYLDLNLETGVLYVNEKIDREQICKQNPSCQLHLEVFLENPLELFRVEIEVLDINDNPPAFPEPDLTVEISESATPGTRFPLESAFDPDVGTNSLRTYEITPNSYFSLDVQTQPDGNRFAELVLSKPLDREQQAVHRYVLTAVDGGQPQQRTGTALLTIRVLDSNDNVPAFEQPVYTVSLPENSPPGTLVLQLNASDPDEGQNGEIIYSFSSHISARARELFGISPRTGRLEVNGELDYEESSVYQVYVQAKDLGPNAVPAHCKVLVRVLDANDNAPEISFSTVKEAVSEAAAPGTVVALFSVSDRDAEENGQVQCELLQGDAPFRLKSSFKNYYTIVTEGPLDREQPGGDAYTLTVVARDLGQPALSTSRSIQVRVSDVNDNAPRFSQPVYQVYVSENNVPGAYIYAVSATDRDQGANAQLAYSILESQIQSMSVFTYVSINAENGFLYALRSFDYEQLKEFSFQVEARDAAGGGDEPDGEQQQQALAGNATVHIVVVDQNDNAPAIVSPLPGFNGTPAREVLPRGAEPGYLVTRVAAVDADDGENARLTYSIFRGNEASLFRMDWRTGELRTARKVPAKRDPQRPYELVIEVRDHGQPPLSSTAALHVFLVDSAVERQGAGGGGGGGGGGAGGAGGGGLGPGGAGGPGGEHRPSRAGGAGGGGETSLDLTLILIIALGSVSFIFLLAMIVLAVRCQKEKKLNIYTCLASDCCLSCCCCCPGCSRQARARKKKLSKSDIMLVQSSNVPSNPAQVPVEESASFGSHHHNQNYCYQVCLTPESAKTDLMFLKPCSPSRSTDAEHNPCGAIVTGYTDQQPDIISNGSILSNETKHQRAELSYLVDRPRRVNSSAFQEADIVSSKDSGHGDSEQGDSDHDATNRGQSSGMDLFSNCTEECKALGHSDRCWMPSFVPSDGRQAADYRSNLHVPGMDSVPDTEVFETPEAQPGAERSFSTFGKEKALHSTLERKELDGLLSNTRAPYKPPYLSPWFNNIPLDLRRFCFKYLHSSEERTT, from the exons ATGGTGGTGCTATTCCCCTTGGCCTTAATCTGGATGGTGGAGGGGGTCCTTTCGCAGCTTCACTACACGGTGCAGGAGGAGCAAGAGCATGGCACGTTCGTGGGGAATATCGCCGAAGACCTGGGCTTGGACATTACAAAACTTTCCGCTCGCCGCTTCCAGACGGTGCCCAATTCGCGGAGCCCTTACCTGGACCTCAACCTGGAGACCGGGGTGCTGTACGTGAACGAGAAGATCGACCGGGAGCAGATCTGTAAGCAGAACCCGTCCTGCCAGCTGCACCTGGAGGTCTTCTTGGAGAACCCGCTGGAGCTCTTCCGAGTGGAGATCGAAGTGCTGGACATCAACGACAACCCGCCCGCCTTCCCGGAGCCCGACCTGACGGTGGAGATCTCGGAGAGCGCCACGCCGGGCACCCGCTTCCCCTTGGAGAGCGCCTTCGACCCGGACGTGGGCACCAACTCGCTGCGCACCTACGAGATCACGCCCAACAGCTACTTCTCGCTGGACGTCCAGACGCAGCCCGACGGCAACCGCTTCGCCGAGCTGGTGCTCTCCAAGCCCTTGGACCGCGAGCAGCAGGCGGTGCACCGCTACGTGCTGACCGCCGTGGACGGCGGGCAGCCCCAGCAGCGCACCGGCACCGCCTTGCTCACCATCCGCGTCCTGGATTCCAACGACAACGTGCCGGCCTTCGAGCAGCCCGTCTACACCGTCTCGCTGCCGGAGAACTCGCCGCCGGGCACGCTGGTGCTGCAGCTGAACGCCAGCGACCCGGACGAGGGCCAGAACGGCGAGATCATCTACTCGTTCAGCAGCCACATCTCGGCCCGGGCGCGGGAGCTCTTCGGCATCTCGCCGCGGACGGGCCGCCTGGAGGTCAACGGCGAGCTGGACTACGAGGAGAGCAGCGTCTACCAGGTGTACGTCCAAGCCAAGGACCTGGGGCCCAACGCCGTGCCGGCCCACTGCAAGGTGCTGGTGCGCGTCCTGGACGCCAACGACAACGCGCCGGAGATCAGCTTCTCCACCGTCAAGGAGGCGGTGAGCGAGGCGGCGGCGCCCGGCACGGTGGTGGCCCTCTTCAGCGTCTCCGACCGCGACGCGGAGGAGAACGGGCAGGTGCAGTGCGAGCTGCTGCAAGGCGACGCACCCTTCCGCCTCAAGAGCTCCTTCAAGAACTACTACACCATCGTGACGGAAGGGCCCCTCGACCGCGAGCAGCCCGGCGGCGACGCCTACACGCTGACCGTGGTGGCGCGGGACCTGGGCCAGCCGGCGCTGAGCACCAGCAGGTCCATCCAGGTGCGCGTCAGCGACGTGAACGACAACGCGCCCCGCTTCTCGCAGCCCGTCTACCAGGTCTACGTGAGCGAGAACAACGTGCCGGGCGCCTACATTTACGCCGTCAGCGCCACCGACCGCGACCAGGGCGCCAACGCGCAGCTGGCCTACTCCATCCTGGAGAGCCAGATCCAGAGCATGTCGGTCTTCACCTACGTCTCCATCAACGCCGAGAACGGCTTCCTCTACGCCCTGCGCTCCTTCGACTACGAGCAGCTCAAGGAGTTCAGCTTCCAAGTGGAGGCCCGCGACGCGGCCGGCGGAGGGGACGAGCCCGACggcgagcagcagcagcaggccttGGCCGGCAACGCCACCGTCCACATCGTGGTGGTGGACCAGAACGACAACGCGCCCGCCATCGTCAGCCCGCTGCCGGGCTTCAACGGCACCCCGGCCCGCGAGGTCCTGCCCCGCGGCGCCGAGCCGGGCTACCTGGTGACGCGCGTGGCCGCGGTGGACGCCGACGACGGCGAGAACGCCCGCCTCACCTACAGCATCTTCCGCGGCAACGAGGCCAGCCTGTTCCGCATGGACTGGCGCACCGGCGAGCTGCGCACCGCCCGCAAAGTGCCCGCCAAGCGCGACCCGCAGCGCCCCTACGAGCTGGTCATCGAGGTCCGCGACCACGGCCAGCCGCCCCTATCCTCCACCGCCGCCCTCCACGTCTTCCTGGTGGACAGCGCCGTGGAGCGCCAaggggccggcggcggcggcggcgggggaggaggaggagccggagGAGCCGGCGGCGGCGGGTTAGGCCCCGGGGGCGCAGGAGGCCCCGGGGGCGAACACCGGCCCAGCCGCGCTGGAggcgcgggcggcggcggcgagacCTCGCTGGACCTCACTCTGATCCTGATCATCGCCCTGGGCTCGGTCTCCTTCATCTTCCTCCTGGCCATGATCGTGCTGGCCGTGCGGTGCCAGAAGGAGAAGAAGCTCAACATCTACACCTGCCTGGCCAGCGACTGCTgcctgagctgctgctgctgctgccctggCTGTAGCCGCCAGGCGCGGGCCCGCAAGAAGAAGCTCAGCAAGTCGGACATCATGCTGGTCCAGAGCTCCAACGTGCCCAGTAACCCGGCCCAGGTGCCCGTCGAGGAGTCGGCCAGCTTTGGCTCCCACCACCACAACCAGAACTACTGCTACCAGGTCTGCCTCACCCCGGAGTCGGCCAAGACCGACCTGATGTTCCTCAAGCCCTGTAGCCCTTCCCGCAGCACCGATGCTGAGCACAACCCCTGTGGGGCGATTGTCACGGGATACACCGACCAGCAGCCCGACATCATCTCCAACGGCAGCATATTGTCCAATGAG ACTAAACACCAGCGTGCAGAGCTCAGTTATCTAGTTGATAGACCTCGGCGGGTAAACAG tTCTGCATTCCAGGAAGCAGACATAGTAAGCTCTAAGGACAGTGGTCATGGAGACAGCGAGCAAGGAGACAGTGATCATGACGCCACTAATCGAGGTCAATCCTCTG GCATGGATCTCTTCTCTAATTGCACAGAGGAATGTAAAGCATTGGGCCACTCAGATCGGTGCTGGATGCCCTCTTTTGTCCCTTCTGATGGACGTCAGGCTGCGGATTACCGCAGCAATCTTCATGTTCCCGGTATGGACTCTGTTCCAGACACTGAAGTGTTTGAAACACCAGAAGCCCAGCCAGGGGCAGAGAGGTCCTTCTCCACCTTTGGCAAAGAGAAGGCCCTTCACAGCACTCTGGAGAGGAAGGAACTGGATGGACTGCTGTCTAATACACGAGCGCCTTACAAACCACCATATTTGA